A single region of the Streptomyces sp. NBC_00425 genome encodes:
- a CDS encoding ABC transporter permease, giving the protein MTVVVEKPEKTGTVEPLAPVRSARTVSRPLLIAAILVLWLALFAVLRGRQTLSLAAADLTDLHRWFNDVNDSIGANRDSNPLFLYFFNEIRLVIDNLVTFVQELISQPSGARPVPQIGWLGVVGIAGYVSWAFGNWRVALLAVAGFTFLGLQGLWQESMDTLALTLSAVFVALLFAIPLGVWAGLSDRFHRIMTPFLDFMQTMPTFVYLAPLTLFFLIGGASASIATVIYAAPPAIRITAHAIRTVPETTVEAADSLGATRRQALVKVLLPMSKRTVVMGVNQTIMAALAMVTIAALIDAPGLGKTVVQALQSLDVGTAFNAGLSIVVLAIVLDRVTTAASVREEEARRSKNRFLAWRRPLLAAGAAVTAVLVFMSHTYLWAAEFPGDGGVGSSIARAADTTTTWVQDNLSGLTNTVRDLITNALLNPFQSLLTDSPWWLVGAVLIALGVVLGGRRAGITTAVCVGLLVATGMWSDSMTTLASTVVATLLVMLLGVVFGVWMGRNRLVDRMLRPSLDAAQVMPPFVYLVPFLALFGATRFTAIVAAVVYAAPVAIKIIADGVRNVPTTTVEAATAAGCDTWQIITKVQLPMARSALTLATNQGLIYVLSMVVVGGLVGAGALGYDVVAGFSQGQLFGKGLAAGLAIVLLGVMFDRITQAAARRTSA; this is encoded by the coding sequence ATGACCGTAGTCGTGGAGAAACCGGAGAAGACCGGGACGGTGGAGCCCCTCGCCCCCGTCAGGAGCGCGCGCACCGTCAGCCGGCCGCTGCTGATCGCCGCGATCCTGGTCCTGTGGCTGGCGCTGTTCGCCGTGCTGCGCGGCAGGCAGACGCTGTCGCTGGCGGCGGCCGACCTCACGGATCTGCACCGGTGGTTCAACGACGTCAACGACTCGATCGGCGCGAACCGCGACTCCAACCCGCTCTTCCTCTACTTCTTCAACGAGATCCGCCTGGTCATCGACAACCTGGTGACGTTCGTGCAGGAGCTGATCTCGCAGCCGTCCGGCGCCCGGCCCGTCCCGCAGATCGGCTGGCTCGGCGTCGTCGGCATCGCGGGCTATGTCTCCTGGGCCTTCGGCAACTGGCGGGTGGCGCTGTTGGCGGTGGCCGGGTTCACCTTCCTCGGGCTGCAGGGCCTGTGGCAGGAGAGCATGGACACCCTGGCGCTGACCCTGTCCGCGGTCTTCGTGGCGCTGCTGTTCGCGATCCCGCTCGGCGTGTGGGCGGGGCTGTCCGACCGCTTCCACCGGATCATGACGCCCTTCCTGGACTTCATGCAGACGATGCCGACGTTCGTCTACCTCGCCCCGCTGACGCTGTTCTTCCTCATCGGCGGAGCCTCCGCCAGCATCGCCACGGTGATCTACGCGGCCCCGCCGGCGATCCGCATCACCGCGCACGCCATCCGGACCGTGCCGGAGACGACGGTGGAGGCGGCCGACTCGCTCGGGGCGACCCGGCGGCAGGCGCTGGTGAAGGTCCTGCTGCCGATGTCCAAACGGACCGTGGTGATGGGCGTCAACCAGACCATCATGGCCGCCCTGGCCATGGTCACCATCGCCGCCCTGATCGACGCCCCGGGCCTCGGCAAGACCGTCGTCCAGGCGCTGCAGTCGCTCGACGTGGGCACGGCCTTCAACGCGGGTCTGTCCATCGTCGTCCTGGCGATCGTCCTCGACCGGGTCACCACCGCGGCCAGCGTGCGCGAGGAGGAAGCCCGGCGCTCCAAGAACCGGTTCCTCGCCTGGCGCCGCCCGCTGCTCGCCGCGGGCGCGGCCGTCACGGCCGTCCTGGTCTTCATGTCGCACACCTATCTGTGGGCGGCCGAGTTCCCCGGTGACGGCGGCGTCGGCAGTTCCATCGCGAGGGCGGCGGACACCACGACGACTTGGGTCCAGGACAACCTGTCGGGCCTCACCAACACTGTCCGCGACCTCATCACCAACGCACTGCTCAACCCCTTCCAGTCGCTGCTCACCGACTCGCCGTGGTGGCTCGTCGGCGCCGTGCTGATCGCGCTCGGCGTCGTGCTCGGCGGCCGCCGGGCCGGAATCACCACGGCGGTGTGCGTGGGGCTGCTGGTCGCCACCGGGATGTGGTCGGACAGCATGACGACGCTGGCCTCGACCGTGGTCGCCACCCTTCTCGTGATGCTGCTGGGCGTCGTGTTCGGCGTGTGGATGGGCCGCAACCGGCTGGTGGACCGCATGCTGCGGCCGAGCCTGGACGCGGCGCAGGTCATGCCGCCGTTCGTCTATCTGGTGCCGTTCCTCGCGCTGTTCGGCGCGACCCGCTTCACGGCCATCGTCGCCGCCGTCGTCTACGCGGCCCCCGTCGCCATCAAGATCATCGCGGACGGGGTGCGGAACGTGCCCACGACCACCGTGGAGGCGGCCACCGCCGCCGGGTGCGACACCTGGCAGATCATCACCAAGGTCCAGCTGCCGATGGCACGCAGCGCCCTGACCCTCGCCACGAACCAGGGCCTGATCTACGTGCTGTCGATGGTTGTGGTGGGCGGCCTGGTAGGCGCGGGCGCCCTCGGCTACGACGTCGTGGCCGGATTCTCGCAGGGCCAACTGTTCGGGAAGGGGCTCGCCGCAGGGCTCGCCATCGTCCTTCTCGGAGTCATGTTCGACCGCATCACTCAGGCCGCGGCGCGGCGAACCAGCGCGTAA
- a CDS encoding ABC transporter substrate-binding protein, giving the protein MARQAKHWRAGAVGVAVLGLTLTACGGAKVGDSSSESGSSAGGAGKCGAFNLAVNPWVGYEADAAVVAYVAENDLHCKVTKKDLKEEIAWQGFGTGEVDAVLENWGHDDLKKKYITQQKTAVEAGSTGNKGIIGWYVPPWLAKAHPDITDWNNLNKYAANFKTSESGGKGQLLDGDPSYVTNDEALVKNLKLDFKVVYAGSETALIQAYRKAEKNKEWVIGYFYEPQWFLSEVPLVKVNLPAYKTGCDADAEKIACDYPVYDLDKVVSAEFAKSGSPAYDLVKKFNWTNDDQNVVAKYIAVDKMTPEAAAKKWVDANRAKVDAWIK; this is encoded by the coding sequence ATGGCAAGGCAAGCGAAACACTGGAGAGCCGGCGCGGTGGGCGTGGCGGTTCTCGGGCTCACCCTCACCGCCTGCGGCGGTGCGAAGGTCGGCGACAGCTCCTCGGAGTCCGGCAGCAGCGCGGGCGGCGCGGGCAAGTGCGGGGCCTTCAACCTCGCGGTCAACCCGTGGGTGGGCTACGAGGCGGACGCCGCGGTCGTCGCGTACGTCGCGGAGAACGACCTGCACTGCAAGGTCACCAAGAAGGATCTGAAGGAGGAGATCGCCTGGCAGGGCTTCGGGACGGGCGAGGTGGACGCCGTCCTGGAGAACTGGGGCCATGACGACCTGAAGAAGAAGTACATCACCCAGCAGAAGACGGCCGTGGAGGCCGGCTCGACCGGGAACAAGGGCATCATCGGCTGGTACGTGCCGCCGTGGCTGGCGAAGGCGCATCCGGACATCACCGACTGGAACAACCTCAACAAGTACGCCGCGAACTTCAAGACCTCGGAGTCGGGAGGCAAGGGCCAGCTCCTCGACGGCGACCCGTCGTACGTCACCAACGACGAGGCGCTGGTGAAGAACCTGAAGCTGGACTTCAAGGTGGTGTACGCCGGCAGCGAGACCGCGCTCATCCAGGCCTACCGCAAGGCCGAGAAGAACAAGGAATGGGTGATCGGCTACTTCTACGAGCCGCAGTGGTTCCTCTCCGAGGTGCCGCTGGTCAAGGTGAACCTGCCCGCCTACAAGACGGGTTGCGACGCCGACGCGGAGAAGATCGCGTGCGACTACCCGGTGTACGACCTCGACAAGGTCGTCAGCGCCGAGTTCGCCAAGTCCGGCAGCCCGGCCTACGACCTGGTGAAGAAGTTCAACTGGACGAACGACGACCAGAACGTCGTGGCCAAGTACATCGCGGTCGACAAGATGACCCCCGAGGCCGCGGCGAAGAAGTGGGTCGACGCCAACCGCGCCAAGGTGGACGCCTGGATCAAGTGA
- a CDS encoding DUF5670 family protein has protein sequence MVPLLLVLLLALILFGAGFALKALWWIAVIVLVVWLVGFFARSTGAGGTRGRWYRW, from the coding sequence ATGGTTCCCTTGCTGCTGGTTCTTCTGCTCGCCCTGATCCTCTTCGGCGCCGGGTTCGCCCTCAAGGCGCTGTGGTGGATCGCCGTGATCGTCCTCGTGGTCTGGCTGGTCGGCTTCTTCGCCCGCTCGACCGGAGCAGGCGGGACACGGGGCCGCTGGTACCGCTGGTAG
- a CDS encoding serine protease produces the protein MALHHHSENAWRVRVDDERGAPCGAGVLLDDRHVLTCAHVVRYAGAQPQGTASCVRIRSVACSPEWTRTARVAPGSWVHEHGTRRGDVALLALDEPVDCATRTTLWKVPISGGRVRVYGFPQAEPYGIGTDAELAGSGGREGEWGLLRQIRVGDPWIEAGYSGAGVIALDGEFKGSVIGIVVADYVNGDARAAWMLPTETLLTYLPAIKEFTGGHRTDELSPSGGELPQDVLHDPLRLALTQELTRLLDGDWSGTVAVGTDASVGAGSSWLVRLVRTADPAARATVSDAELTGAPGDTVLGLGSIDAAYDACGRSVAEVRRYLTGRFGLRAEDDRDVVRRLARRRPPACLVVARVDRAADPEALVRDLLGPLARRARSSGLRLVLGFEDQPPEDLPHDVSLDPAPVVGPASASVTSAQAQSAVGQLAAEEEAAARLWARWGGKFFGAPRPPRSAAPRLRIRLAVARTTEPDPELTAVRDRALEARAEVAAFDRALRRLAEDHADLATSLELHRVRAARFFGEEDRRLAELHAPAARALQTVPIDLAAARRLVRLHTAEVNRRIDER, from the coding sequence ATGGCGCTGCATCACCACAGCGAGAACGCGTGGCGGGTGAGGGTGGACGACGAGCGTGGGGCTCCCTGCGGTGCCGGGGTGCTGCTCGACGACCGGCACGTGCTGACCTGCGCCCATGTCGTCCGGTATGCGGGAGCGCAGCCGCAGGGCACGGCGTCCTGCGTGCGGATCAGGAGTGTGGCGTGCAGTCCGGAGTGGACGCGCACCGCGCGCGTGGCCCCCGGATCGTGGGTGCACGAGCACGGCACACGGCGCGGCGACGTGGCACTGCTCGCACTCGACGAGCCGGTCGACTGCGCGACCAGGACCACCCTGTGGAAGGTGCCGATCTCCGGCGGCAGGGTACGGGTGTACGGCTTTCCGCAGGCCGAGCCCTACGGCATAGGGACGGACGCCGAATTGGCGGGTTCCGGCGGCCGGGAGGGCGAGTGGGGTCTGCTGCGGCAGATCCGCGTCGGCGACCCGTGGATCGAGGCGGGCTACTCCGGCGCCGGAGTCATCGCGCTGGACGGCGAGTTCAAGGGCAGCGTCATCGGCATCGTGGTCGCCGACTACGTCAACGGCGACGCCCGGGCGGCCTGGATGCTGCCGACCGAGACGCTGCTGACGTACCTGCCGGCCATCAAGGAGTTCACCGGCGGCCACCGGACCGACGAACTCAGCCCGTCCGGCGGCGAGTTGCCGCAGGACGTGCTGCACGACCCGCTGCGCCTCGCGCTCACCCAGGAGCTCACCCGGCTGCTCGACGGCGACTGGTCGGGCACCGTGGCCGTCGGCACCGACGCCTCGGTCGGCGCGGGCTCCTCGTGGCTGGTGCGTCTGGTGCGCACGGCCGACCCGGCGGCCCGCGCGACCGTGTCCGACGCCGAGCTGACCGGGGCCCCCGGGGACACCGTCCTCGGACTCGGCTCCATCGACGCGGCCTACGACGCCTGCGGCAGGTCCGTCGCCGAGGTGCGCCGGTACCTGACGGGCCGGTTCGGGCTGCGCGCGGAGGACGACCGGGACGTGGTGCGCCGGCTGGCGCGTCGCCGGCCTCCCGCGTGCCTGGTGGTGGCCCGCGTCGACCGGGCCGCGGACCCGGAGGCACTCGTACGCGATCTGCTGGGGCCGCTGGCACGCCGGGCCCGCTCGAGCGGTCTGCGGCTGGTCCTGGGCTTCGAGGACCAGCCCCCGGAGGACCTCCCCCATGACGTGTCCCTCGACCCGGCGCCCGTCGTCGGACCGGCCTCCGCGAGCGTGACCTCCGCCCAGGCGCAGTCGGCGGTCGGACAGCTCGCCGCCGAGGAGGAGGCGGCGGCACGGCTGTGGGCGCGGTGGGGCGGGAAGTTCTTCGGCGCGCCCCGCCCGCCGCGCAGCGCCGCGCCCCGCCTGCGGATCCGGCTGGCCGTCGCCCGGACCACCGAGCCCGACCCCGAGCTGACCGCGGTCCGTGACCGCGCCCTCGAGGCCCGCGCCGAGGTCGCCGCCTTCGACCGGGCGCTGCGGCGGCTGGCCGAGGACCACGCCGACCTCGCCACGAGCCTCGAACTGCACCGGGTTCGCGCGGCGCGGTTCTTCGGGGAGGAGGACCGGCGGCTCGCCGAGCTGCACGCCCCGGCGGCCCGCGCCCTGCAGACCGTGCCGATCGACCTCGCGGCCGCCCGCAGGCTGGTCCGGCTGCACACCGCCGAGGTCAACCGACGGATCGACGAAAGGTGA